From Podospora bellae-mahoneyi strain CBS 112042 chromosome 5, whole genome shotgun sequence:
gccacctccctcagaTTTGGCATCCCCGACTTATGAGAAAATGTCTTCCAAGCTGACCCCCGAGCTCTATCCAGGGTGGTCAATGAGATGAAACGGTCCCCGGCTTATCTTATAGACAGAGGCCTCAAGCCAAGTTAAAACAATGATATTTTTGCCTAAGCTAATCTTACCCTAAATCCAGCTTGGTTTACTAGCTTGACTTTTCAtaccttttttttatctatagatattaataatagcCCATTCTTAATATTAAGATTGTTATCAAAGTATATTCAAAGCCTATTGCAAAGGTTATTAAGGATTTGAAAGGTCTAAATAATGAAagatttttatttttctatTGCtaattaataattaaatcTTCGTTTGTTATGCTTTTATTTTCCTagattattatttttaaaatagCATTTCTTAAGTACTAGTAACAGCTATATTATTAGGCTTTTTTATAATACCTATTgactttatttcttttaaCCTTTTACAAGTTTGAAATATTTTAAATGTGAAATATTTAACGGTATTATCTTTGAAAAGTAATTTCCTCTAGagtataattattattacCGGGATTACCACATTTAGTATTCCTGAATTAGAAATCCTTTACTCCTTTAACAAATAATTTCTcaataaaaattaatattatacgCAACTATTGAAATTATAGTATTATTGATTAGCGCTTTATTTATCATCataataaagtatatatttaataacaATCTTTAAGTTAAGTGATACCTTTGTGctttattaaattttatGCGTAATATATGATTCTTTAACGCTAATACTAATGAAAAAATGTAATTAGATTTATTAATTTCATTTCCTTCATATTTCAAATATTAACCTAAGTATAGataatactatatttaattttaacCTTTACTTTGTAACTACCGACTATCTTATAATGGTCTTTAACAATCATGATATTATTTATCAAAAGAATATAATAACTgctggtttggggtgcggccacaggcctgatggtatgagtaaggaagtggggctctctgaggattcgggggttcaagggtcatgtatataagcggtctgtttcggacattctattttagacagatcatcgacttctatttcttcgtatttttgcgctttgcatgcgtgcaggcagttctggccctctgatcaggccgatccggtgcttactgtgtggcctgcgagcccacaaagtcttttgtttgtcctacgtgaagtgcggccttCGAGCGAGCCACcgtcacgcaggtgtgttcattcagagccctgttgagggtatatttgtggtgttgtggttgtttttgtgtgttttctcaccatttcactGTTTAACGTTAAAAACTGTTATCAAGGTATATTAAGTTTTGATTTTTTAATCAAATActgtgacgaacccctatccagaacctctgaaagggatactggttgaaggcacttctgaacaatcctggttcggtacagctaaacagtgtacaacaatggcttgtctcgatcacaacagtctagatgccaacgattgtgacttgaaTTACATACcgcggaactgtctatttacaccagccagttcctccgtatatatagacctaatGCCAAGCCGTATTTACTTCTGCTCAGTGtccttggcacactgatcaTGACTGCTTggtctgctcagtgccctgagcgtactgatcagtcgttccttactgtgattggctctcTTATACattcttccgattggcccctgctcccgtggccccacaacccgtcctgtaccagggttgtgacaagTGGGACacaccggaccaatcagggctggaccgagcgatcgagcggggctcacggtccacggtcccaaggtctatatatacggaggaactggctggtgtagatagacagttccgcagtatgcgATTCAcagttgtattcacggtatcttgtgattacattgagacatcttgttgtgcactgtttagctgcaccgaaccaattgtcAGAAgttgccttcaaccagtatccctttcagaggttctggataggggttcgtcacaccactgcctcccaaaaccgtgacaaaACTTTATTAGTGAAATATTATAGATATTTACGAATATTAATATTTGCCTACTTTGCTAAAAAATCGCGCCGAGAAAAACTACCGGAGGCTTTATAATCCAGTGATATAAGATAAGCTGTCATTACTTCAAGCCAAGCGAAGGCCCTGGGTTACCTTCGGCTTGGCTTGGCTCATCTCATTGACCACCCTGGCCCTGTCCGTAATGACTCTGTTCCCAGCCCGTAGAACCCGGGTCAGCATGTGTCTCCGCCACATGCCTTTCCACCCCAACTGTACCCAGATCATTTCCTTGACCACCGGCCTCCAATGCATCTACTCCTGTCCCCATGTTGTTCACTGGTGCTTCGGTGTGATACATCGTATTGTTCTCATGTTGACCTAGTATCGCTTGTGTTCAGCGTCCAGGATTAGCAGTCTACTGTTGTTCATGTACAACCATGACCAGAAACTTACACCACTCAGCAAGTGACTGTTCTTCAATTAGACCCTGCTGTCATGTCAGACAGGCCTGAAAGAGGTTGTGTTCATTCCAGGATGTCTCAAGACTAAGTGGGCACCCTGAGTGGGGGCAACACCAGcctcccatcccatttcCAACGGTATTGGTAATGTGGTTATGATAGACATCTAGATTGGTCACACGGCCACATGGAGTGGGACTACAGGCATACAGGATGGCAAAGTCCGTATTTGTGTGGCAGCTGGGACACTTGTATCGTACGTTGATATACCTTTGGGAGTGCCTTCGGAGTGGAAGTTAAGAGTACAAGGCGGTCGATCTCTGAGCATAGAAACCATAACAGGCTGGACAGAAATTAAAAACAGATGTCTTGGGACTTGCACATGGACGGGATCAAGATCAATTTCATATGAAATGACATGGTATACTGTACCACGGTAACGTAGTCCGACTTGAAAAGCGTTCTGTGTAAATCATGAACAAGTTTGCTATTTGTGGTGGGTTTATAGGTTTTCATCATGTTTCCTTTGATGAGGACCAAAGGTGCAGTGTGGAAAGCCAAGTTTTGGTGAAGACGTTGTGAACGTGACGATCGACGTGTGATGTCAAAATAAGCTCTTGTCCATCCCTGTCTAGCCGCTTGGCAGCCACCCCTTTTTAGCTCTCCACCCGCCTTTGCCATTCCGACACCAGCTCCACCATTTCCATAGCACACTCCCAACTCCCAGCCTCattcacatcaccaaccccgtcgTAAACAGCCTTCTCTGGCCAAGGGCATATGGGTCGTTGAATGAACACGCCCGTGTTTGAGTCAGTTGGCCGATGCCATGTCGTGGCAACAAGCTTGTCGaccaccttcccctcctcggTCCACGCCATCAGTGCCAACAAAGCATCATGGTCGACATCCTCAAACCCCGGTACGGACCAAGTATCGCTCCCCATAAGTCCCGCCTGAAAAGCGCTTCCAATATTCCATGGTGCATTCGGCTTGCAATCCGGTGTTGAAAAACAGTGTCCCATGCCAGGAATTTGGAAATACCGAATGAACTCACGTACCCCATCCAAGTCGCCCCTAAAGGTGTCAATTGTCTTGTTATAGTACCACCAGGACCCCTTCTCCGGTACCAGGCCATCTGCCAAACCATGATACAAGATCACCTTGCCACCTCGGTCCTTGAAGTTGGAGATGTCGTACTGGATAGCTGAAGAATGACCAGGATCCAGTCTTTGTGCCTTGTCGATAATATCCTTCCCAAGCTTTGAGGTACCAGCCCAATCCAACTCGTTGTCGTCATTATCAAGCAGAAAGTCTCTAACATACCCCAAGCCATACGGGCTCGGTACCGTCCCACCTAACAAGATCAGCCACTGATTCTCAGAGCTGAGTGTCAAACCAGGGTACAGCAACTCCCCATCTTCGGATAGCCACCCTTCATAGACCTTCCTAGCTGTCTCTGCCTGCTCTGCAGTCAGGCACTTGCTGATGTTTGTCCCAAACTCTGAGCAAACCAAGGTTCCAAGATCAAACTCGCACTTGTCAGGACTGCTGACAATGCCATCCTGTACTCCATCCACATTGTCACACTGTTTGATGACCTCTTCGAGTAGCAAGGAGAACTTGTTCAATGGAATATGGTACGGGTTCGAGTCGTCGGCAGGCACATTGTACAAGCCAATCTGCATCAAGAACGGGTTCAGCCGTGCTGTCCACCAGGCAGGGGCCCCAATCAGTGCGCCATCGAAGCTGTCGGGGAATTCCTGTAGCTCTCGCAATCCCTGGCGGCCACCGGTCGAACAACCGCTGTAGTATGTCCAGAGTTTGTCATGGTCAGGTTGTTGGTAATATCTTTGAAAGATCTGTTTGCCCAAAACAACGGAACCATGCATGGCTCTCCAGCCCCAGAGTTCTTTCTTCTCGGCGTGGCCATTTGCCCAGGAGGTCTCGAGAGCAGTCGAATTGTGACCGGTGTCGGTCGAGAGGGCGGCCATGCCGTGGTGGGGACCTGCTGCCCTGTTTTCTTGTTGTCAGCACCGATCAACAGTGCAAATGATTGCGGCGAAGGCGATGCCAGGACCAATCGGACCTCGGTACTCACATGTCAAGCCAGTTGATACCACCGGAGAAGCCCCCATTTCCCACCACGAGCAACCTCTTTGTCGAAGGGAGCTTATCAGGCAAGAACAGTCCAAAACGGTAGCTCGCCGTGGTGGAGTAGTCGATTTGGAAGGTGACGGCGCATAGCGGAGGGAGATTGGTGGGGTTCACTGGGTATGCAGGGTCGGAGGCTCCTTCACCGTAGGAGCCGTTCGCAGGGACAGGGGTCACGTTCTCTACGGTCGCAGACGTATTGAGGGTATGCAAGATAGAGGAAAGATAGTGAGAATTGCATTTTGGATGTCTGGCCTGCCGGTCATCGTGTTGTCCTTGGGACTGTCGAGGTTGAAAATGGTGATTGCGTTTGCATGTCGATGTGGTGGGGGCGGAGTGGAGATTTGGGAGAGCGGAAGGTGATGTAAGGGCGTGGAAGTTGCTGAGGAGTATCGCGATTGCTGTTGTTATGATGAAGCGCCACAGGGTCATCGCTTATTACCTTGGTTGCAAGAATATTTGGATGTGAAGGATTAAATGAAGCAGTTTTGAAGGGGGGTCGTTCAGACGTCAAGTGCAGGGGGAAGATATATACCAAATCGGCGGTTCAACATGTACTGACAGCGGCAATAGTGATTTGGGGTGAGAcatggggtttggggagaaCTGGGTTCATTGCTACGGTATTCCTGGTGTGGCAGAGGGACTGGGAAGGTGGCATTGTGGACAGCTCGTTCTGCCACTTGCTATTTGGCCGAATATCCAGCGTGATTATTTGCAGTCGAATTGGTGACTTTTCAAGGTCATTTAGGTCATTATTGGACGCTTCTCAATCTGATCAGATGACGGGTAGCAAGTCCGTGCCGGGCCAAGTGATCCTGGTGGCTGGGATTCTAGACTCGAGCTTCCAAACAGTAAAGCTCTCCAGGCACACTGGAAAGGTCATTGTGACGGCAATAGGAGACTAGGGAGCAGCTGTTCCCGGGAGCATCCATGGACACAGTTCTCTAGTCGGCAACTGCTAAATCGATCAGTCTACCTTTCCCCAAACACTACTGAAAAGTCCCTTTTATAGTGACGACAGCTGCAAATCATACAACTTCTATCCTTCTACGTCTAATCCCGGCCCAATCCCGGCCTAATGATCTATTCCCGTCGCACCAACACCGACTCTCCGATAGCGGCTGAGACCCGGGgaaccaccaacctcatccagTAGTATAAAAGTAATATGTCGTCTTGTACCGCAACACAAATGTGTTATCAGTTTCGACGTGCCAGCACATCCGTAGGCAAGATAGCCTGGGAAAGACGAAGACATCCGAGGTAGCTGTCCGGCTGTCCAGAGATATCCACGACCAGAATTGATTGCCATCTGACGTAATGGATTATATTCCCTTCATTCCAGAAGTCAAAAACGGTACATCCAATTGATCCcgcttggccttggcgtGTACAAGTGGCAGCTCAGCTACCGTGTCTTCTAACACAAGAACCTCAGTGCCCATGGTGGTAGCACGGAAGGTTGGCAGTTTGTTGAAATCCAGGGTCATGGAACCGCGTGCTACCACGAGATCGGATTTCATCGAATCGGAAAGAGTGTTGAGGTAGACAACGCGACGCTGACAACATGCCCAAAACCATGAGGGTAACGTTGGCGGGACTTCGAAGTGCTTGTCCCCATCATTTCCGTTATTAGTGCTTTCATCATCACTACTCGCAGACACAGTGCTTTGGTCCTCCGCATCTGCATCAATGGAGACCTGGCTGCTGAGTCAGCCCATCAGCCTCGTTGTATGCCTCCTTTACAACGATATTTCCACCATTCCTCTCAACTGGCCGCCGACTTTCGTTAATTTATAGCAAGCCCATGTGAACCGATCGCTCTCACAGCCCAAACATGTATCCTCCAAGATCATTCATCTGGCTAAAGCTTTGTGCAAGACCAGCAATCGCAAGTAAACGGCCCTTTCGTGTAGGCCAGGGAGCACCTTGGATATGTCTCAACGAGCCGATACCAGTACACAAAGGCCTGGAATGAATCGGTCACAGACCACTTGCTATCCTCTGGATGGCGAAGCAGGGTGCTCCCTGATATAATGTCATCAGCAATCGGACCAGCCGCATCATCGAACAAGACATGGTGGTCTACAAGTGCAAGAGTCGTCGTGACAGAACCCGTTCTTGaaacacccaaccccatcagTTGAGAAAGCTTCCCGTAACTTGATCGCCAAAAGAGCCCAGGAAAGGTTAGGTGGGCGAGGGTACGATGGGGGTTGAAGAAGTAGCTGTGTGAACGCAGTGCTAGTGTCGGTGGAGGTTTCAGGCTGGCATCCAAAATCCCGGTTGTGCTGTCTCGAGCGGTGTGATCTGAGATCGTGCAGGAGGCATAGCTGTAGACTGCAGCCATCCGCGCAGACTGGCGAGCCCagtcgtcggcgtcgtccTGTAAGATGCACAATGCACCAATCCAGAGGTACCGATGCCGCAGTGACCACCTTGACTGTTGACCCTGATAACATCTTTCGAACTGCTGATACAGTCAGATTATTAATGTTAGAAGCACCTTCCACTCCCAAATCAAGTACCCTCGTCGGAAGAAGTTCCCCTGACATTGCTGCGCTGGTCGAGGCCCCTGAATGGTCACCTGTGGCGTTGATGCGGTCATATTGTTGGCCTGGTAGCTTGGCAACACTGACCCCAACTCGTGACCTCATGGCTTTCCAGCATCCTGATCTCGGTGCCCTGAATGAAGCAGGTGTGTTAGGATCCGAACCAAAAGTTTCCCCAGCAGGAGTACTGATACCAAGGCGACTTACAAGCTGCAAGACTCCGTTTCCCAGCTCCAAGGAATAAGAACCCGGTTGGGTGATTTTCTCTTTGTCCTATTCCTGGAGCGAAGTAAGCCAAAGATCCAACTGGCCCACGGGCATTGTATGTGTGTTGGTAAATGTTGCACCCCAATTCAGCGCCATCCGGAGATGTTGAAGCTGATGAAATGCGGATGCAAGATGAGCCCCGTGGAAATGCAAACCATGGATGTGCTAGCGGAATCTTCCCTATAATAAGTTCCTTGATATAGAGCTCCAAGCCATGACTGATGCCAGATTCAGAATCTCCGATTATGTATCTCGCGGACCTGCAGACTTGTTCATTCATAAGTTCGGTCCATATCGGCGGTGCAATATTGCCTTCCTCGCGGCCGAAGTTGGCGCCAAGCATCCGAAGAAACCAGGATTGAAAGTACCCTTCTTATTGGGGCATCTCATACACCAAATAAATCGTGCATGTATCGAATACACCGTGGGTACCGGCTGCCTGGGAATTTCACTACGCTTCAAGCACATTGTACCAAGATTTCAAAGTGAACTCGCTAGATCGATTTTTCACTACCAGGGGGACAGGCCGCCGCTGACCACCCTTTTACCAGAATGGATAGTCGAAAGCGCTCAACCGCCTATTATGAAGCTGTCGCAAGAAGATTTAATCTCTAGGTtgagggagtttgagagTGCTGTAATTTGTCTGTATTGTGAAGGCACGGCATCCCCTTGGAATCATGAGGACAACGAAACTTGTTCTACCTATGGAGAAGTAACTCGCCTTTAGGTGCGTCATGAATTCTTTCAATCAGATGATCTAACTGGATCTTCTCTGTGTAAAAGCGCTTCGTGACTCGCACGGTTGGAAGCGTGCTTTTGAACCCATGCAGCCGACAGAGAGCGTCTTTCAAAGTTCTGTTCCGTATTATTGGAACCACTCTTGACATTGGAAGGACCTGTATCAAAAATGAGCATTTTATAAGGTAAGCAAGATACCTGGCTTCTGTAAAGGACCTTTTTCGCACGTTTTGACCTATCATAGGACAATGCGCAGACTTTTCTTTCTGCTGTGTTACATCGTTGACCGTCAGGAAATCCAATATGGTATCCAAGAGTGGGCTGTGCTAGAACCTATGATTTTTGGTCCAAGAAAAGATCAGGACTGGATGTCTGAGGAGGACTTGATACGGAAACTGGGAGGCTATCACCACATAGCTCCCATTCACCACTGCTTCCCAAGTTTGATTGCGGGTGAGTGCGACAACGCATTGAACGCTGATTGTCCCTATATCGAAGCCATGCGACATCACATCTTTCAGGCATAAACCCTATCGCACGTGCCATCATCatgaaataaaaaaaaaacagctCATGAAGGCAATAGAGGGTGATCCGGATGGACCACTCGACAGAATCGCAGGGTGCACAAGTATTGTTTATTGTCTACAATGGCCAGAGGGAGTTCGGTGTCTCCTCCAAACGTGTGCCAAAAGCCTCATCGACACAATCTCAGATGACATAAGTTCGGAATCAGGCTACTCTCCAATCATGATCCTGGCAAGGCGAGCGCATGAGCGTGATGAGTATCTCAAGTCCGCGGACGTTCTCTGCCTAGCTCGGAGTTGAATATGCCTCTTGGCTTTATCATATCAGTCAAGGATTCTTAAATCTTTTCGTCGGACGCCTAGCCCAAAGGCGGAGGTCACTGGTCAAACTAGGGCAGCGCGAGTTGGGGGTATACCGGGATTGGGAtatgagagtgatgatggacaAAGAGGCCCCCCTACTATATGAAGCATTAACAAGTGCTGGAATTCCGGTCTCTTCCCATCTCTCAGTCCCGGCGCGGTACTGTGCTGTATTTCACAGCCTTGACATCGGTATTCAAAACTTTCCGGTACTGTGGCAACACGCATTTCGTTATTACGACTGTTATAATGATATTCGACTGACTTCAGTGATTCTTTGGCGGAACAAAGAGTTTAGCATGAATCTTCAAGTAGAGAACGTCTAGGTTGAGGAGCGAAAAAGGTTGCTTGGATGGACATGGCTGCAAAGTCATGGCTGTCTTGACATGAGGCAGAGAGATCCGAGGAATCTGGGGCTGAACCGATATTCCACCGGTTGGCACTACATGTCTTCTATGATCGGACTCACAGCGACCAGCGACATGTGCTGGGGCAATCCCCCACCGCAAAGAGGGGGACATTACAATCCACCTTTGGCATGGGAGATGGTATCGAGATTACTGCGAATTGACAGCAGAGACCGATTCAAGTGCTGGTGTACGCCTAATATGGGTGGCTGCTCCGGACTCACATCCCTTGGAAGGAATATGGTTCCACACTTTCAGTACTCATATACCTCAGGAGATATAGCACGAATAGGTAGCCTCCCGACCTGTTCTGGCGACATATCCTGACCCACCATACTCCAGATTCCATGGAACATATCGCTCTTCACCAGAAAGCATCTCTGTGCGTTTTTCAGTTTCTTACGTTTGAAGCACTGGACATAACGCATACTTGCTGCATCCTGGAAGACCTAGGCACACTCGAATCATATGGACCCCCTAATCCCATGAAGAGAACCTTTCATAACATAGCCAAGAGAACAAAGATCCCCAAACTCAAACACTACAATTGGGCATTaccttcctccctcttggGTATTCATGTTCACATAAAACCGTGGCAGGAGATTAAATATCAGATAGACATAACGGAATCACCCTGTGTTATCGCCAATTGCGACAACAAAATTATCCAGGAAATCATGGCGGACACTTCGGAGCAAGAAAACGCCCGCATGCTTCAACAGCTCATTGCAGAATTTGAAGAACCTTTGTCCCAACTCGATACATCGGATCCACGATCCTTGGAAAGATTTATATGGGGTCCGTGGCGCCAGCGTATATCGGAACTGTATGCTGTCAATCCCAAGGTTATTGCACAGATGAAGGAAGCTGCTAGCAATGTTACCACTTGTAAGTACACATACCTGTTTGTTTACCTGCTTTAAAGCCCCTCGCAGAGAAGAGCTCACCATGTGGTTCACAGATGAAATACCTGTTCGACTGCAGACCTTACTCGGCAAGAAATTCTCCCTGCTTCGTCTGGACACCGAGGGCACAAGTTCTCAGATGAAAAATGTGGAAGAGAGCTAAATAAATAGGAACGAGACTGTCCGTATTGCAACGTCATGGTACCAGAATAGCCGGAGGAAAATGAAGGCAGGGAAAAGGATACCAAGGGAAAGCAGAAGGCCACAAAATAGTCAGGTGCAAGTACCAGGTAAACAATAACATGGTGAAAATTGCCTAATGGGAAAGCAGGTAGATGGGGTCAATATTTATCATATGGCTTTCATGTTCAAATATTGATTCGATGGTGGAAAAGTTGAGATTGCTTATGCCTTCATATCTGGTATCAAATGAACCTCATCCCGTGAATTCTAAGCATAAAGCTGGTTCCTTGTTACCCATGCCCTGCCTAACCATTGCGCCCTACCGTCTATTGGATATCACAGAAAGAAAACATTAAAAGATTAGGTACTGTatccaaacccaaaccaaaacaagaCACCTTAAgccatccccatctcaacTGGCTTCCCCTTAACGCTGTTCCACTCTACAAACACTGCTCCAAGAATACTGATCGCCGACAAAGCAGTGAACACCGTAAAGGTCTGCGTCAGCGCATCATTAAAAGCCCAAGTAACAGCGCCCAAATCCTCCGGTCGAACCACATTCTCCACGCTCGTAGCCCCAACATGCAGAATCGTCATCGGATCCGGCATATCAGGCACATACTTGGCAACATTCTCCACCAGCTTATTCGTAAACACATTTTGCGACACCGCCACAAACAACGCCGCCCCGAGTGTCTGCAAGAAAATGATCAAGCTCGCCCCCGTCGGCACATCCTCAATACTCAACACCGTCTGCACAGCCATCAACGGTTGCTGAAacccaatcccaatccccGCCCCAACAATAATCTGATACCCAATCCAAGCCCCCGCTCCCACATCCGGCGTGAacgtcgtcgtcaacccaaacccaatACTCGACAAGATCGAGCACGCAATCATAAAAGGCACATACTGCCCCCAAatcgtcaccgccgccccagCAATAACActaaccaacaccaacgaaATCAACATGGGCAAGTTCATAATCCCCGACCCAACCGCCGTGGCATCCTTGACCGACTGGAACCAAATCGGATAATAGTACGCCGCTCCCAAGAAAGCCCCTCCAATCATCATGATGAAAAACCCCGAACTCCAGAcactcctcttcttgacaaTCCTCGGGGGGACAGTCGCCAAATCCCCCTGGTAAATCTGCACTCCGACAAAAATGATAATCAACACCCCAAACAGCACAAACAGCAGGATAACCCTCCAGCTGTTCCAGGCGTACTGCGTCCCTCCCCACTGCAGCGCAAGCAACAAGCAGATAATCGCCGGCATAAACACCGCCGTGCCAAACGGATCGAACCGCATGATTCTCTGCGCGAGCGTGTCATTGTTCTTGATCTCCCTCTTTGGATCGGGGAAGATGAACATGATCACCGCGATGGTAACAGCACCGATGGGCAGGTTGATGTAAAAGCACCAGCGCCAGGTGACGTGATCAGTGAAGGCGCCGCCCATAAGAGGGCCAGAAATGGAGGCGAGACCGTACATGCTGCCAATAGCGCCGGTGTAGATAGGGCGTTTGGCAAGGGGGACGGAGTAAGCCAGGATGGTGAGGGCACCAGAGAAGATACCCGCCGCACCGACACCGGCGATGGCGCGCCCGATGATGAGGGTAACACTATTGTTCGCGACGGCGCAGATAAGGGAGCCGACCTCAAAGATGAAAATGGCGATGAGGTAAACCCATTTGATGGAAAAAAAGGTGTAGAAACGGCCAAAGAGGAGTTGGAaagcggcggtggtgaggaggtaggCTGGTGAGAAAAACACAGATTAGTTTGACTGTCGTGTGAAAGGGGGAAACCAGGTAAGGGTGAGAACAACATACCACTGGCATACCAACCCACGTCTGGCAAGCTCTGGAATTGATCCGTAATTTTGGGAATAGCAGTCGCAATGATCGAGTTGTCAAGTGCCATGAGAAAGACGCTCAGGCACAGGGCAGTGACAATGGCGGCGAGCTTGATACCTGTTGGGTactcctcgccatcttctctTGTCTTGGAGggctcgagcttcttgctgCCAGCTTGGGAGACGGCGGTGGGCTGCTTGGCAAGAATGTTGTCCGTCTTCTCATTGTCAGCTGCTGATGTGGTGATTTCTGGTTGCTTGGAGACCTTTTCCGTCGCATCGGTTGAAGAGCCGGCGTCAATGTCTGTCCTGTCCCCAGAGTTGGATACCTTCTCGTCGTCTGATATGCTCTT
This genomic window contains:
- a CDS encoding hypothetical protein (COG:G; EggNog:ENOG503NWMK), which translates into the protein MTLWRFIITTAIAILLSNFHALTSPSALPNLHSAPTTSTCKRNHHFQPRQSQGQHDDRQARHPKCNSHYLSSILHTLNTSATVENVTPVPANGSYGEGASDPAYPVNPTNLPPLCAVTFQIDYSTTASYRFGLFLPDKLPSTKRLLVVGNGGFSGGINWLDMAAGPHHGMAALSTDTGHNSTALETSWANGHAEKKELWGWRAMHGSVVLGKQIFQRYYQQPDHDKLWTYYSGCSTGGRQGLRELQEFPDSFDGALIGAPAWWTARLNPFLMQIGLYNVPADDSNPYHIPLNKFSLLLEEVIKQCDNVDGVQDGIVSSPDKCEFDLGTLVCSEFGTNISKCLTAEQAETARKVYEGWLSEDGELLYPGLTLSSENQWLILLGGTVPSPYGLGYVRDFLLDNDDNELDWAGTSKLGKDIIDKAQRLDPGHSSAIQYDISNFKDRGGKVILYHGLADGLVPEKGSWWYYNKTIDTFRGDLDGVREFIRYFQIPGMGHCFSTPDCKPNAPWNIGSAFQAGLMGSDTWSVPGFEDVDHDALLALMAWTEEGKVVDKLVATTWHRPTDSNTGVFIQRPICPWPEKAVYDGVGDVNEAGSWECAMEMVELVSEWQRRVES
- a CDS encoding hypothetical protein (COG:U; EggNog:ENOG503NUAW), coding for MASNSLDKPATDGLTAESQAPTVAPSSKSISDDEKVSNSGDRTDIDAGSSTDATEKVSKQPEITTSAADNEKTDNILAKQPTAVSQAGSKKLEPSKTREDGEEYPTGIKLAAIVTALCLSVFLMALDNSIIATAIPKITDQFQSLPDVGWYASAYLLTTAAFQLLFGRFYTFFSIKWVYLIAIFIFEVGSLICAVANNSVTLIIGRAIAGVGAAGIFSGALTILAYSVPLAKRPIYTGAIGSMYGLASISGPLMGGAFTDHVTWRWCFYINLPIGAVTIAVIMFIFPDPKREIKNNDTLAQRIMRFDPFGTAVFMPAIICLLLALQWGGTQYAWNSWRVILLFVLFGVLIIIFVGVQIYQGDLATVPPRIVKKRSVWSSGFFIMMIGGAFLGAAYYYPIWFQSVKDATAVGSGIMNLPMLISLVLVSVIAGAAVTIWGQYVPFMIACSILSSIGFGLTTTFTPDVGAGAWIGYQIIVGAGIGIGFQQPLMAVQTVLSIEDVPTGASLIIFLQTLGAALFVAVSQNVFTNKLVENVAKYVPDMPDPMTILHVGATSVENVVRPEDLGAVTWAFNDALTQTFTVFTALSAISILGAVFVEWNSVKGKPVEMGMA